TATGGTAATAAATATTGCTACTCACAACTAGAGGTTTAGAGTAGGTCTCCCAACATGACAACAATTCATTATATgaaaaaacaagttaaaatgATCACTTATCTTAATTGATCCCACTGAaattgatgatgatgagcaTGCTATTTTAGTAAACTAGTGAACAAGGGAGTTTAAGGATCAGAGTAGCGCACCAGATGATGATGAGCATGTTATTATCAGAAATAGGTACGCATGAAGAGCTTTTATATTTGTGGATTGGTGGTTTGTGAGGGACGAGTTCTTTAAACCATATTGGTATTGTTATATGAAAATGAGTTGGGGAAGTGTTTGGTAATCTTCAAGAGTCAGAAGTAAGTTCAGGTACGGAAGAAATAGGTATCAGGCAGAGAAGATAAGTGCAGTTTCAAGCTACAAGGTCAACTTTAAGGTGAGGAAGTATTAATGAATTTGGAACAGGAAGAGTGGGTTAAGGGATGAAGAAGATAAATTGAGCTATGGTTTCGAATTGTAGTGTCGACCTGGAAGTAGGAGAATAAATGGACGTGGAGCAGGAGAAGAGGGTTAGTGAACGAAGGAAATGAACTGGGATAAGTTTTGAGGGTAAGGTCAATTTTGAGGTAAGCAAGCGTTAGTTGAGAGTGGAAGCTAAAAGAAGATTTAAGTTTTTAGCTTAGTAAGAATTGATTACGAGACGGTCGAAGAATCTGAAGAATGGGGTTTGAAGTGAAGAGGTAAAAAGATTCCTTTAGTATAGTTGAAATACTATAACTAGTGGGTTTCTCAAAATGGTTGAGAAAACGCAGTTTGGACAGTCCTAGCTTGAGATGTATCATAAGTTGACATGGTACTGATTAAGCTAGTGATCTCATGTCGAGGAAGATACATATCTAAgtatgatttcaagctagtggATTAAAGAATGCATATAGTTCATGTTAGTAAGATAACAAAGTAAAGTTTGAGTGCTCAAATTAGTTTGATATTGCAAAGGAGAAGAGTTTTACTTTGGTAATGAGATAACATAGTTGGAAACTATGCTACTTAGTAGTGAAGATCGGTAAAGCAATGTGAAGCTCTCAGGATGGATGTGATTAAAGGTGATCAAGAATGTAGCAGTTGGTGGTTAACTTGGAAATTATGGTGATCAAGTAAGAGTTATGGTGGTTCTTGAAAGGAACAAGAGGAGGTAAAAGGATATCAGTCAAGGGTTGATCTGAAGTGAAAGCTAGCAAAAGTTTTAGAAGAGAAGTTTAGGAAGTAGCGAAGGATTGATGAGTGGTTATCAATGTGGCAGACACTTCAAAGTGAGATGGACAGTAGATTGCAGATGAGTCCAGCCTATCATCCCTAGGTTGATAGTCAGTCAGAGAGAATGATCCAGTCACTAGAGGATTTGTTGAGGACGTGTATCTTGGGTCACTAGGGAGTCTGGGATGAAGTGTTGTCATTAGTAGAGTTCACCTATAACAACAGATACCAGGCTAGTATCGGTATGACATCGTTTAAGGCATTTTGTGGGGGGCGCTACAGAACCACCCTATGTTGGTTTCAGGAAGGTGAATCTTTATTGACTGGGCCAGAGTTATTGCAGCAGACCACAGAGAAGGTAAGGTTAATTTAGGAAAGGATGCGAGCATCACAAAGCCGACAGAAGTCATATGCTGAGCAGAGGCCGAAAGCTTTAGAGTTTGCAGTTGGGGATCCCGTGTTCCTCCGAGTAACTCCTACCACTGGCGTGGGAAGAGCTATTCGAGCTAGGAAGTTGTTCCCTAGATACCTTGGTCCCTATCAGATCTTGAGACGCATAGGGTCTGTTGCTTATGAGATAGTCATGTCTCCTCAATTGGCTAATCTTCACCCTGTGTTTCACGTCTCTCAGCTTAGGAAGTATGTGCCCGATCCATCTCATGTTCTAGAAGCTGAAGATGTCCAAATTAGAGGAGACTTGTCTGTGGAGGTGTAGCCAGTTAGAGTTGAAGAGAGCCAAACCAAACAGCCACAAGGAAAGACTATCAGACTCGTTAAGGTCATTTGGGATGATTGATAACGGTagttcttaccattatctatggtgcattttTCATGCCAAATCAACATTCCTGAAGCTTTAAACATGCTTGGTCCTCTTCTTTTCCATCTTTGTGAATAAACTTAAGATTAGATTATACACTtgagttttcatctcttttcctcaaaattttgtaggaactttgagtACTTTGGAAAGACATTCAAGTTTaagagtggagaaccaagggagGACCACAAAAGAAGAAGTCCAAGAAGCTAGACTGGCGCTGGGCGCCAACCTtctcacgctgggcgtgaaaacTGGCTGTTTCTAGCAAGATCTCACGCTGGGCGCAAGTTTGTCACGCTGGGCGCCAGTTTTCTCTGTTTGTTCACGCTGAGCGCCACTGTCTCACGCTGGGCGTGAGATTCCACTGTTTCTAGAGGTATTTCGCGCTGGGCGCCATTTTAATGGCGCTGGGCGTGAGATGTCTGATGTGGCACCCTACCCTATAAAAGCCACACAGTTTTCGAGAGCAAGGATCTTCTTGGCGGCTGAGACCTAGGGAAGCGTTCCAGAGCCTCTTGGAGCTAGTTTTGGACAGTGGGAGTTCTCCTCTCCTTCTCCTTGAGTCTCTTCTTtaccattttcattccattgtaagctcaagctctccattaatggagagctaagttctttatatttggagagtgatgtaaactaggaacttcttgtaaatgcacttgagtttaaatgaaaaatgcttcattcattgcttgttggtgtttttgtctttctcttaatgctagttatgacttgatcaaccatagctNGATTGTGGGGTTTACTTAAGGTTGGGAAACTTTGGGTAAAActtgaactagactaaacacctaagggaaatagtgtctagggatagaactaggacatTTAGTTGTCattaacttcttttcttaatgcgagtgaatttggtggattaccaagggattgggatttaacaAATGAACCTAGGCTAACTCACCAGGGGATTGGGTTTTAGTAAATTAGCTAGTTGGCAAGAACAAGTAATTAATGAAGGGTGttgtagtgcatttgcatagcaaggaattagttgaaatcattctccaacatgttcattccacatagtcatcaatcattttcatattcacTAGTTTTGGCCCcaattagttcaaattttacttaggcataaaatttactttcattgcataataccaattaaaaaatgaaatcattctttagcttgagttagttagtaattatacgagtGTTGAGTAATATCgaagtctctagggaaacgatttccggtcttaccggctttactacttgcacgacttggtatacttgccaaagtCTTAACAATGATAGAACCGACGACTCTACTTGTGAATTGGAGGAAGAAATGCGAGAATCTTACCCTTATCTTTTTACTAGTAAGCATTAATTTTTGAGGCCGAAATTTtcttgttggggagaatgtaaagGTCTGAAAAATTATAAAGCCATTGGGCCTATATTGAGACAGCCTGACCCATAAAGCTAAGGACACGTGACTTTAGGAAAGGGTTTTCTAAAAATCAGAATTCCTTCATTTTGCCagctttctttctctttctaaaaCCCTTGCCCTAAAAttctctctgccttctctctagattttctCTTCACTAAAccaatcaaattttgatttgaaggtGTTTTCGTGCTCACTGCACCAAGGGCTTCAGTTTGAACCGAACGTTTTTCCATTCCGACCGATAAGtgtctttttcccttttcttcaacAGTTCTTGaacctagggcatgcaacttGTTGGTTGCATGTTACTGGTAGCTTTTCCTTTAGTTTCTCTGTCCCCTTCCAACTCTAAGAAATGTGCTCTGCACCAATTTTGGTGGCTTATAGGTGTTGTCAAACTCGCCTCTGTGAGGAGGTATTGCTAGAGCGTTCCTAGGAGTGGTACTATTaagctttccaggtaaggggagttagttatatttttttttatgagctGTATGATGTGCATGtttgataaattgaaatttggtgtactgttatattatatttttggttttgagtATGTTGAGTTATAAATTGTTGAGGCTTTGAAATTGTGTAATTGTGGTGTGC
Above is a genomic segment from Vigna radiata var. radiata cultivar VC1973A chromosome 10, Vradiata_ver6, whole genome shotgun sequence containing:
- the LOC106774738 gene encoding uncharacterized protein LOC106774738; the protein is MRASQSRQKSYAEQRPKALEFAVGDPVFLRVTPTTGVGRAIRARKLFPRYLGPYQILRRIGSVAYEIVMSPQLANLHPVFHVSQLRKYVPDPSHVLEAEDVQIRGDLSVEV